In Kutzneria kofuensis, the DNA window GAGTTCCTGGCCGCCGTCGGCGTCGAACGTCGGCGCCGCGATGAGGCTCACCGGGTGCTTGCGGCGTGTGGCCAGGTCCGCGCCGAGGTACACCCGCTCGCCGAGGCTGGAGACCATCTCGCCGACCAGTTCACGCACCTGTGCCGGCAGGTCGTACGCGGCGACGCCGGCCATCAGCGAGTGCAGCCGCATGCCGGCGGGGGACAGGCTTTCCACCAGATACCCGCGCTCGCGGCACTCGCCGACGACCCGGCGCAGGTGCGCGCGGTCGATCCGGGACGGCAGCGTCGGCGGCCGGGCCAGCCATTCGTCGAGCGCCCGGTCGCCGCCCCAGAGCACGTACATCAGCCCCACGGGTGGGGCGAACGGGTAGGTCTGGCCGACCTTGACCGCGGCGGCGGCCCGCGCGGGCCCGGTGCGCTCCAACACCATGATCTGCTCGCCGACCACCGCGGACGCCGTGCACACCGTGTCGTAGCGTGCGCTCAGGTCGGCGAGTTCGCGCCGGGCCAGCGCCGCGGCCGCGAAGTCGTGCTGAGCCACCCGTCCCGCGGCGATCAGCGCCGGTCCCAGCCTGTAGACCTTGGTCGCCGGATCGTGCACCAGGTAGCCGCCGCGGGTCAGCGCGGTCACGATGCCCAGGCAGGTCGGCTTGGCCAGGCCGACACCGCGGGCGAGTTCGGACAGGCCGAAGCGCTCGCCCGGACGGGCGACCAGGAAGTCCAGCACCGCGACCACGCGCTCGGTCGGCGGCGACTGACGGGTCACCATTGCCAATCCATAGAACACGTTCTAGCCTGGCCGGGCCGACGTTTGTACCACATCGGTACATATTTGGACCGCTGCCACCGAGGTGTCAAGGAGCCGCCCGTGCTCACCCAGCCGTTCGCGGACGCCGTCGCCGAGGCCGAGAAGGTCATCACCGGCGCCCCGCACATCCGGACCGAGCAGGATCTCGTCGAGGGATACGACTACCTGGCCGGCAGCATCCGGGCCTCGCTGCAGCTGGCCTGGGCCTACCAGCGCGACTTCCCGTACTTCGTCCGGTCCACCGGCCCCTACACCAAGCTGGGCCTGGACAACCCGGACACCCTGTACTTCCACTCCTACCTGCGCGACGACTGCGAGTACGTGGTGACCGGCCGGCGCGGCAGCACCGCCGACCTGAGCTTTCAGGTGCTTGCCGGGGACTACTCGCCGGTCGAGGTGCCCGACAGCCTGACCGCGTTCGACGACCGGGCCTTCGAGATCGGCGAGGACGGCGCCTTCGAGGTGCGGTTCGGGCCGGCGAAGCCGAACGCCGGCCCGAACTACTTCACCCTCGGTCCCGGTTCGGCGATGCTCATCGTGCGGGAGGTCTTCAGCGACTGGAGCACCGAACAGCCCGGCGTCATCCGCATCCACCGGGCCGGCGCCACCGGCGCCCCGCCGCCGTTGACCAGGGACGTGCTCGCCAAACGCTACGGCGTCGCCGGCAAGATCCTGCTCAGCCGGCTGCGCACCTTCCTCGCCTTCCCCGAGTGGTTCTACCTCAAGCTGCCGGTCAACACGATGACCGAACCGCGGGCCACGCCCGGCGGGCTGAGCACGCAGTTCTCCTCGGTCGGCCACTACGACCTCGCCGACGACCAGGCCATGATCGTCACCGTGCCGGCGTCGGACGCGCCGTACCAGGGCTTCCAACTCGGCAGCATGTGGTACGTGTCGCTGGACTACATCAACCACCAGACCAGCCTCACCGCCGACCAGGCCCGCGTCGACCCGGACGGCCGGCTGCGGTTCGTGGTCAGCGAGCGCGACCCTGGGCTGGCCAACTGGCTGGAGTGCACCGGGCACCGTCGTGGCTACCTGCAGATCCGGTGGCAGCGGCTGGCCAGGAAACTCGGACCGGCGGACGGCCCCGAGGTCGAGGTGGTCGACTTCGACCAACTGCCGCACCGGCTGCCGTTCCACGAGCGGGCGCGAGTGACACCGCAGGAGTACGCCGAGCGGATCTCGGCGCGTCGGGCCGCCGTCGCCGACCGGATGCTGGGCTGACCGATGGACCAGATGCGCACAGGACGGGACAGCGTCGGCACGGTCGAGGACTTGCACGCCTCGGCGACCAGGATCACCGGGCTTGCCGACTTCGGCGCCGACGAGTACCGCGACGGACTCGCGGTACTGCTGGAGTCCTACGCACGCGACGCCGCCCTCACACCGTTGGGAAACAAGGTGATGCGCGCGTTCCTGCGCGGTGCGCTGGTGGCCAGGCTGCTCAGCGAGGCCGCGTGGCAGCAGTATCCGGAGTACGCACAGGCGCCGGTCGAGCGGCCGATCTTCGTGACCGGCCTGCCGCGCACCGGCACGACCGCGTTGCACCGGTTGCTCTCCGCGGATCCCGCGCACCAGGGACTCCAGGTGTGGCTCACCGAAGTGCCGCAACCCCGCCCGCCGCGTGAGACCTGGGCGGACAACCCCGTGTTCCAGGCGATCGAGGAGAACTACCGCCGGCACCACGTCGAACATCCCGAGTTCATGGGGCTGCACTACATGTCCGCCGACGAGGTGGAGGAATGCTGGCAACTGCTCCGCCAGTCGATGCGGTCGATCTCCTACGAATGCCTGGCGCATCTGCCGACGTACTCCGCCTGGTTGGACGGCCAGGACTGGACCCCGGCCTACCGCCGGCACCGGCGCAACCTCCAGTTGATCGGACTGCCCGACCGCCATCGCCGCTGGGTGCTCAAGAATCCCAGCCACCTGTTCGCCCTCGACGCGCTGCTGGCCGTGTACCCGGACGCGCTGGTGATCCAGACGCACCGGTCGCCGCGGGCCGCCATCGCGTCGGTGTGCAGCCTGAACCAGCAGGCGAGCGCCGGCTGGTCGACCGTGTTCCGCGGTGACGTCGTGGGGCGGGACCAGTTGGAGCTGTGGGCGCGCGGCCTGGAACGCTTCACCGCCGATCGCGCCAACCACGACCAGGCCCAGTTCCTCGACGTGCACTACGACGACCTGGTCAAGGATCCGATCGGGACGGTGCGGGCGATCTACGCGCACTTCGGGCTGGCGCTGACCGAGCGGGCGGAAACCGCGATGACGGCCATGCACGCGGACAGCACCTCCGGCCGGCGCCAGCCGGCCCACCGCTACCAGCTGTCGGACTTCGGGCTGACCGGCGAGGAAGTCGACGAGCGCTTCGCCGACTACCTGCGGGCCCATGGCCGGGACCGGTGACGACAGTCGGCGTTGCTCGCACCGGCGGGCTGCGGATTTCGTCGCTGGCGACGCCAGCTCGCACTCCCGCCAAAAACTAGAACCTGTTACAGTTCTGGTGTGATCTTCGATCGGTTGCGAGTGACGGACAAGGTCGCGGTGGTCACCGGCGCCGGCCGTGGCATCGGGGCGGCGACGGCGGTGGCGCTGGCGGAGGCGGGCGCCGACGTGGTGATCTCCTCCCGCACGGAGGCCGAGCTGAACGACGTGGCGGCGCGGATCGAGAAGGCCGGCCGCAAGGCTCACGTCGTGCCGGCCGACTTGAGTGATCCGGAGGCCGCCGCGGGGCTGGCGGGCGCGGCGGTGGACGTCCTGGGCCGGCTCGACATCGTGGTGAACAACGTCGGTGGCACCTACCCGCGCCCGTTGCTCGAGACCACCGTCGAATTCCTCGAAGAAGCGTTCCGCTTCAACGTGTCGACCGCGCACGCCCTGACGGTTGCGGCGACACCGGCGATGTTGGCCACTGGTGGCGGCGCGATCGTGAACATCTCCTCCGCGATGGGGCGGGTCGCCGGACGTGGCTTCGCGGCCTACGGCACGGCAAAGGCCGCGCTCGCGCACTACACACGCCTGACGGCGGCCGATCTCGCGCCGCGTATCCGGGTCAACGCGATCGCCGTCGGCTCGGTGGCCACATCGGCGCTGGACATCGTGGTGCGCAATGCCGAGCTGCGAGCGAAGATGGAAGCCGCCACACCGCTGCACGCCATCGGTGACCCCGACGACATCGCCGCGACGGTCGTGTATCTGGCTTCGTCCGCCGGTGGTTTCGTGACCGGCAAGGTGATCGAGGTGGACGGTGGCCTGCAGGCGCCCAATCTGGAGCTCGGCCTGCCGGATCTCTGACCGAGGAGGGTGCGCTGGTGGCCTACCGGGTGGTGCAGTGGAGCACCGGCAACGTCGGGCGGCACGCGATCGCGGGCGTCGCCGCGCGTCCGGACCTGGAACTCGTCGGCGTCTGGGTGTCCACTCCGGACAAGGTTGGCAGGGACGCGGGAGAACTCGCCGGACTGGGACGGGAACTCGGCGTCGTCGCGACGAACGACGCCGACGAGATACTCGCGCTGCGACCCGACTGCGTCGTGTACACGGCGATGGCCGACGATCGGCTGGTGGCGGCGCTGGAAGACCTGCGGCGCATCCTGCGGGCCGGGATCAACGTGGTGTCCAGCTGCCCGGTCTTCCTCCAGTTCCCGAAGGGGACGGTGCCCGACGAAGTGTCGGAACCGGTTCGCCTTGCCGCGGTCGAGGGCGGCGTGTCGTTGTGGGTCAACGGCATCGACCCTGGATTCGCCAACGACTGGTTGCCGCTGGCGGTCACCGGCATCAGCGAGCGCATGGACCAGGTTCGCTGCCTGGAGATCCTGGACTACAGCACCTATCACAACCGGAAGGTGCTGTTCGACATCATGGGATTCGGCGGCCCGCTGGGGGAGACCCCGCTGTTGTTGCAGCCGGGCGTGCTGAGTCTGGCCTGGGGCAGTGTGGTGCGTCAGCTCGCGTCCGGTTTGGACATCGAACTGGACGGAGTGGAGGAGAGCTACCAGCGCCTTGCGGCGCCGGAGACCTTCGAGATCGGCGCGGGCGAGATCGCCGCGGGCACGGCGGCCGCGCTCCGGTTCGAGGTGCGAGGAATGCGCGGCGGCCGTCCGGTCTGCGTGCTGGAGCACGTCACCCGGCTGCGCCCCGACCTCGGGCCGGACTGGCCGCAGCCGGCGGGCCAGGGCTGCTACCGGGTCGAGGTGACCGGCGAGCCGAACTACACGCTCGACCTGACCTTGCTCGGTTCGGACGGGGACCACAACACGGCCGGTCTCAAGGCGACCGCGATGCGTCTGGTGAACGCGATCCCGGCGGTGGTGGCGGCAAGGCCCGGGCTGCTCACCGCGTTCGACCTCCCGCTGGTCACCGGCCGCGGCCTGCTTCGCAGCTGACGACCTTGATGATCGAGTCGGCGAGTTCCGGTTCCTCGTCCGGGACCGGGCAGGCCGGTTCGCGGCCTCGCTACAGCGGTCGACGGCCGCACCGTTCCCGGGACGGAGCAGACCTGGGGCACGGCTCAGCTGACCGCGTGGCCGCGGGTGGCGGCGAGCTCGCGGACGGCGTCGGCGACGGCTGGGGAGTCCTTGCTGAGGATCTTGCTGTGGTTGCTGGCGACCTTGGCGCTCACCTTGAGGTTGGGGTTGGCGGTGAGCAACGGGTCGAGCACGGTGCGGCCTTCCTCCATCTCCCCGTCCTTGGTCCCGAGGTTGTCGCCGGTGGCCAGCACGAACCGGACGGGACAGGTCAGGCGCTCCAGGACGGGCCCGCTGGCGGCGGAGACCTCGTTGACCTCGATGTTGACGTCGGCGTGCTGGTCGGCGCTCATCCGCGCGGCCAGGCCCAGGCGGGCGGCGATCGGGAAGGCCCACCGCATCCGGCGGAACAGCTTGCGGATCCGCACCCGGCCGGCCTCGCCGGTGAGGCCGATGGGGAACGCGTCCACGGTGACCAGCCCGGCGACGCGGTCGGGGTGCCGGTCGGCCCAGTGCCACCCGAGGATGCCCCCGTAGGACCAGCCCACCAGAATCGGCTGTTCCACGCCCCGCGCGGTGAGGACGGCGTCCAGGTCCCGAAGGCACGCCTCGAACGAGTACTCGGCGGAGCGCTTCGACTTGCCACGGGCCCGCTCGTCGTACGCGATGTGCCGGTAGCCGCTGCCGAGCTCGGAGATGACGCGGCGCCAGTGCGACTGGTCGGCGTAGGAGCCGTTCAGGTAGACGACGGGTCGGCCGGAGCCGCCGGTGTCGGTGACGTACAGGGCAGTGTCGTCGACGGGCAGCAGGCCGGTCCAGGGGGCGGTGCTCATGGTGTTGCCTCCGAGGGCGGAAGTGGATGACTGAAGCCACCATCACCGGTGGTGCTGACACCGGGCAGCCACCGCGCTGACACGGCCCCGAGGCATGTCAGAGGCGTGTCAGGCGGGTGACACCGGACCCGATGACAGTGCTGGGCATGACAAACCTGGCGATCGCGGCCTCCGGGCTGCGGAAGGCGTACAAGGACAAGACGGTGCTCGACGGCATCGACCTGAATGTCGGCACGGGCACGGTCTTCTCCCTGCTCGGTCCGAACGGCGCCGGCAAGACGACGACGGTGAACGTGCTGACCACGTTGATCAGGGCCGATGGCGGCACGGTCCGCGTGGCCGGGCACGACGTGGCGACGGAGGCCGCGGCGGTGCGGTCGGCGATCGGGGTGACCGGTCAGTTCGCGGCGGTGGACGAGTTGCTGACGGGGGAGGAGAACCTCCGGCTGATGGTGGACCTGAGCCCGCGAGCCGAGGACGGCATCGTCGGCCGGCTGCTGGAGCGCTTCGATCTGGTCGAGTCGGCGCGGAAGCCGGCATCCACCTACTCGGGAGGCATGCGCCGCAAGCTCGATCTGGCGATGACGCTGGTCGGCGACCCACGCATCATCTTCCTGGACGAGCCGACGACCGGGCTGGACCCGCGCAGCCGCCGCACCATGTGGTCGATCATCCGGGAACTGGTGGCCGACGGCGTGACGGTCTTCCTCACCACCCAGTACCTCGAGGAAGCCGACCAACTGGCCGACCGGATCGCGGTACTCGACCACGGCCGCCTGGTCGCCGAGGGCACTCCCGCCGAGCTCAAGCGCCGCATCCCCGGGACGCACGTCCGGCTCCGGTTCACCACCGCCGCCGAGCTCGACGCGGCCGCCCGGATCATCACCGACGCCACCCGTGAGGACGAGGCGCTGGCCCTGCGGGTGCCCGGCGACGGCGGCACGCGGTCGCTGCGGGCCCTGCTCGACCGGCTCGACGAGTACTCGATCAGCGCCGAGGAGCTCTCCGTGCACACCCCGGATCTCGACGACGTCTTCCTCGCCCTGACGGGCCACGCCACGGAGGTGGCCGCGAAATGAAGTCCCAGTCGATGGTGATGCTGCGACGCAACCTCAAGCACGTCGCCCGGAACCCGACCTCGGTGTTCAACGCGGTGCTGATGCCGGTCGTGGTCATGCTGATGTTCGTGTACCTGCTGGGCGGCGCCTTCAGCGTCGGCGTGGACTACGTCGACTACGCCACACCGGGCATGCTGCTGCTGGCCGTCTGCTACGGACTGGGGGCGGTGGCGACGTCGGTGAACTCCGACATGACCAAGGGCGTCATCAACCGGTTCAAGGTCATGGACGTCTCCCGCGGCGCGGTGCTGACCGGCCACGTCGTAGCCAGCGTGCTGACCAACCTGGTCGCCATCGGGGCGATCATCGGGGTGGCCTTCCTGCTGGGCTTCAGCCCGGCGGCGAGCCTGCTGGACTGGCTCGGCGTGGTCGGCATGGTGGTGCTGCTCGCGGTCGCAGCCGGCTGGTTCACGGTCGCGCTGGGACTGTTCGCGAAGTCCCCGGAGACGGCGGGGCTGGCCGCCGTGCCGCTGGTCATGCTGCCGTTCTTCAGCAGCGCGATCGTCCCCGCCGCGAAGATGGGGCCGGGCGTCCGGGAATTCGCCCAGTACCAGCCGTTCACGCCGATCATCGAGACGTTGCGAGGGTTGCTCAACGGCGCCCCGGCCGCCGGCGATGCGATCGCCGCCGTCGCCTGGTGCGTCGGCATCGCCCTCGTCGGCTACCTGTGGGCGCGGTCCACGTTCACCCGCCGAGCGTGACCGCGGCCAGCTCGCGCCAGCTCGCCCGGGTCCCCTCCTGAGTCGCCTCGGCGAACCGCTTGTCGCCGAGGCGACTTCGCGTGGCCTGCTCGATTCGGGTCACGTCCGGCTGGGAGCGGTCCGGCAGGCCGCGGAGGCCGACGCTCGCCGCCAGCAGCCGCGCCGCCTGCTCGTCCTGTTGCTGACGCAGCGCCAGGTCGGCCAGCCCGAGCAGCGCCTGCGCGATCACCGGTGTGCTCCCGTGCTCAGCCGCGGCCGCGAAGGCGGCGACGCGGTGTGCACGGGCTTCGTCGACATCCTCGGTCAGGTAGCCGAGGATGTCATGCCGCATCGCCCGGACCTGTGCCCGCTCGGCGGCGCTGCCCAGCAAGCCGGTCGCGACGTCGAGTTGCCGGCGCGCCTGCTCGGCGTCACCGCGCCAGCGGGCGAGGTTCGCCTTCCCCAGGGCCAACTCGATCAACGCCCCCGGCCATGCCACCCGCTCCGCGGACCGCTGCGCCTGCGCCATGGCGGCGGCGCTCGACTCGTCGTCGCCGGCCAGCCAGTGCAACTGGGCCTGCCGCGACCGCATCCGCACGACGTCCTCGATCGCGCCGACTTCGGTGACCACGGCGATCGCCTGCTCGTAGTGCTCGCACGCGCCGGTGAAATCGCCGCGCATGGCGATTCGGTCGGCCAGTTCGGTCAGGGCGAACGACATGCCCCACCGCTCGCCCAGCGCCTGATACTCGGCCAGCGCCGTCTCGAGACAGGCGTCGGCCTCCCGGCTGCCGTCGCCGGCCATGATCCGCATCTTGCCGAGCTGCAGCCGGGCCAGCGCACGAACCCAGGGCTCCTCGTCGGCGAGCAGCGGCTCCCACACGGCCAGGAACGCGTCCGGCTCCCGCACCAGCTGCTCCAGCGCGGCGACGAGTCGCACCGCCGGGTGGCAGCGCTGGACCCGGCGGTTGATCTCGTGCACCTCGTGGATCCACTCGGCGGCCTGGTTCTGGTCGCTCTCCAGCCCCGACGTCACGAATCCGGTGGCCAGCGCGTACACCGCGGCCCGGACCTCGTCGGCCACCTCGCCGGGCACGGCGGCCGCCGCCATGACCAGCTCGTTGCCCTCGTTCTTGTGCCCGCCGAGCCACCAGTACCAGCCGCCGGCCGCGGCCAGCCGCATCGCCCCGGCCGCATCGCCGGCCGCGAGCGCACCGCGCATCGCCGCGACGATGTTGTCGTGTTCGACCTCGAGCGCGGCGAGCCACTCCAGCTGCTCGGCGCCGCGAAGGTGCGGGTCGGCGGTCTCGGCGAGTTCGGTGAAGTGCGCGAGATGAGCCCGGCGGGCCAGATCGGTTTCCCCAGCCTCGGCCAGGCGCTGCTGGGCGTACTCCTTGATGGTGCCGAGCATCCGGTACCGCGGCGCTGCGTCGCCTTCGGCGACCACCAGCGATTTCTCGGTCAGCGCGGTCAGCAGGTCCAGCACCTCCCACGCGTCGACCGCGTCACCCGCGCAGACCCGCTCGGCGGCCTCCTGGCTCGCGCCGCCGGCGAACACCGACAGCCGCCGCAACGCCGCCCGCTCGGCGTCGGTCAGCAGTTCCCAGCTCCAGTCGACCATCGCGCGCAGTGTTCGGTGCCGGGGCAGTGCCGTGCGGCTGCCGCCGGTCAGCAGGCGGAACCGGTCGTCGAGCCGATGGGCGAGCTGATCCAGGGACATCGTCCGCAACCTGGCCGCGGCCAGCTCGATCGCCAGCGGCATCCCGTCCAGCGCCCGGCAGATGCGGGCCAGGGTCGACGACGTGCCGGCGTCGGCCGCGAGGTCCTTGCGCACCGCGCCGGCCCGGTCCCGCAGCAGCCGGACGGCCGGCGAGGACTCGATCTTGTCGGCGTCGGCGTCCTCCGCCGGCAGGACCAGCGGCGCGACGGGCCACAGCGCCTCGCCGGTGATGCCGAGCGGTTCCCGGCTCGTGGCGAGGATGCGCAGCCGCCGGCACTCGCCGAGCACACGGTGAGCGAAAGTCGCCGCGGACTCGATCACGTGCTCGCAGTTGTCCAGCACCAGCACCATCGCCCGGTCGCGGAGCGCGGCGATGACCCGGTCCGTCGGCTCCGCGTCCGGCGCCTCGCCGAGCAGCGAGTCCCGGAGCTTGAGCGCGGCGAGCGTCGCCTGCGCCACGTCACCGTCCGAGCCGACGGGCGCGAGCTCCACCAGCCAGACCCCGTCCGGCTGGTCGCCGAGCACCGTGCGCGCGGTCTCCGTGGCCAGCCTGGTCTTGCCCGAGCCGCCCGGCCCGATCAGCGTGGTGAGCCGATGGCCGGCGACGAGCTCGCGGACCGCGGCGACGTCGGCGTCCTTGCCGACGTAACTGGTCAGCTCGGCGCGCAGGTTGGTCCGGCGGGTCTCCTCCCGCCGCCCCAACTCGCCCCGCAGCAGCGCCACGTGCACCGCGGACAGCTCGGGTGAGGGGTCCACGCCCAGCTCGTCGGCCAGGGTTTCCCTGGTGCGCTGGTACAGGAGCAGCGCCTCGGTGTCGCGGCCGGTCGCGGCCAGCGCCCGCATCAGGGCGGCGACGAGCCGTTCGCGAACCGGATGTGCGACCACGAGGTCGGTCAGCTGCGTGACGATCTCCGCGCCGTGGCCGAGGCTGATCTCCGCATCGAACCGGTCCTCCAAGGCCGCCAGGCGCAGTCCCTCGAGCCGGGTGACCGCCGCGTCGAACGCCGCGCTGTCCAGCAGACCGACGTCCTGCATGGCCCCGCCGCGCCACAGGGCAAGGGCCTCGCGCAGCCGCCGTGGATCCGCTTCCTCGCGGGCCTGGCTGACGAGGCGTTGGAACCGCACGGCGTCGACGGCATCCGGTGCCACCGTCAGGCGGTAGCCGTTCGCCTGCCCGTCGACCGTCCCGTCCGGCAGCACCTTCCGCAGCCGGGAAACCAGGCGCTGCAAGGCATTCGCCGCGTCGGCGGGTGGGTTCTCGCCCCAGATCCAGTCGACGAGCGTCGCCTTCGGGACCACGTGACCCGGTTCGAGCGCGAGGGCGGCCAGCAGTCCGCGCAGCCGGGCGCCCGGCACGTCGGTCGGCGCACCGCCCTCCGTGCGTACCTCGAATGGTCCGAGCATCCCGATCTGCACCGGCCGATTTTGCCATGGGGGATCGGCTCGCTTCGGCAACTTGCGCCGGCTCTGACACCGATCGCGGCCACCACGTGATCGGTGTCAGGCCCGTGACCGTTCGGTGTCAGTGGAGCCGGCCACTGTGGTGACAGCAATCGTCACGAGAGGAACTTCCGATGAGCCACCCGGTTCCCGTTCCGCAGGGCCTGCCCACCGAGCGCGACGCCAGTCCGTTCGACCCGCCCCGCCGGATCAGCCGCCTGCGCGAGGCCCGCCCGGTCAGCCCGCTGGTCTTCCCGGACGGCCACGAGGGCTGGCTGGTCACCGGCTACGACGAGGTCCGCCAGGTGCTGGCCGACACCCGCTTCAGCTCCCGCCAGGACGTCGGCGTCCTGCACGTGCCCTGGGAAACGCCGGGCATGCCGCCGGCCACCGAGCCGTCCCCGCAGGTGCCGGGCCTGTTCATCGCGATGGACCCGCCGGACCACACCCGGTTGCGGCGCAAGCTGATCGGCGCCTTCACCGTGAAACGGATGAAGATGCTCGAGGAGCACATCGTCGAGATCACCGAGCGGCAGCTGGACGAGCTGGCCGGCCTCACCCCGCCGGTCGACCTGGTCAAGGCGTTCGCGCTGCCGGTGCCGTCGCTGGTGATCTGCGAGCTGCTCGGCGTGCCCTACCAGGACCGGGAGACCTTCCAGGCCAACTCCGCCCAGTTCCTGGTCAAGGACCAGTCGCTGGAGGAGAAGATGGGCGCGTGGAACGCGCTGACCTCGTACCTGGCCGGGCTGATCACCGCCAAGCGGGCCGAGCCGGGCGAGGACATGCTGTCCGACCTGGCCCGCGATGACGACCTGAGCGTCGAGGAGCTGATCGGCATCGCCTTCCTGCTGCTGCTCGCCGGCCACGAGACCACCGCGAACATGCTGGCGCTGGGCACTTTCGCGCTGCTGGAGCACCCCGAGCAGCTGGCCGAGCTGCGCGCCGACCCGGAGCTGATGCCCGATGCCGTCGAGGAGCTCATGCGCTACCTCGCCGTCGCCGACACGTTCCTGCGCTACGCCACGGAGGACATCGAGGTCGGCGGGGAGACGATCACCAAGGGGTCGACCGTCGTCGTCTCCCTGCTGGCCGCCGGCCACGACCCGCAGCGCTTCGACAACGGCGACA includes these proteins:
- a CDS encoding alpha/beta fold hydrolase codes for the protein MSTAPWTGLLPVDDTALYVTDTGGSGRPVVYLNGSYADQSHWRRVISELGSGYRHIAYDERARGKSKRSAEYSFEACLRDLDAVLTARGVEQPILVGWSYGGILGWHWADRHPDRVAGLVTVDAFPIGLTGEAGRVRIRKLFRRMRWAFPIAARLGLAARMSADQHADVNIEVNEVSAASGPVLERLTCPVRFVLATGDNLGTKDGEMEEGRTVLDPLLTANPNLKVSAKVASNHSKILSKDSPAVADAVRELAATRGHAVS
- a CDS encoding BTAD domain-containing putative transcriptional regulator, producing the protein MQIGMLGPFEVRTEGGAPTDVPGARLRGLLAALALEPGHVVPKATLVDWIWGENPPADAANALQRLVSRLRKVLPDGTVDGQANGYRLTVAPDAVDAVRFQRLVSQAREEADPRRLREALALWRGGAMQDVGLLDSAAFDAAVTRLEGLRLAALEDRFDAEISLGHGAEIVTQLTDLVVAHPVRERLVAALMRALAATGRDTEALLLYQRTRETLADELGVDPSPELSAVHVALLRGELGRREETRRTNLRAELTSYVGKDADVAAVRELVAGHRLTTLIGPGGSGKTRLATETARTVLGDQPDGVWLVELAPVGSDGDVAQATLAALKLRDSLLGEAPDAEPTDRVIAALRDRAMVLVLDNCEHVIESAATFAHRVLGECRRLRILATSREPLGITGEALWPVAPLVLPAEDADADKIESSPAVRLLRDRAGAVRKDLAADAGTSSTLARICRALDGMPLAIELAAARLRTMSLDQLAHRLDDRFRLLTGGSRTALPRHRTLRAMVDWSWELLTDAERAALRRLSVFAGGASQEAAERVCAGDAVDAWEVLDLLTALTEKSLVVAEGDAAPRYRMLGTIKEYAQQRLAEAGETDLARRAHLAHFTELAETADPHLRGAEQLEWLAALEVEHDNIVAAMRGALAAGDAAGAMRLAAAGGWYWWLGGHKNEGNELVMAAAAVPGEVADEVRAAVYALATGFVTSGLESDQNQAAEWIHEVHEINRRVQRCHPAVRLVAALEQLVREPDAFLAVWEPLLADEEPWVRALARLQLGKMRIMAGDGSREADACLETALAEYQALGERWGMSFALTELADRIAMRGDFTGACEHYEQAIAVVTEVGAIEDVVRMRSRQAQLHWLAGDDESSAAAMAQAQRSAERVAWPGALIELALGKANLARWRGDAEQARRQLDVATGLLGSAAERAQVRAMRHDILGYLTEDVDEARAHRVAAFAAAAEHGSTPVIAQALLGLADLALRQQQDEQAARLLAASVGLRGLPDRSQPDVTRIEQATRSRLGDKRFAEATQEGTRASWRELAAVTLGG
- a CDS encoding sulfotransferase family protein, giving the protein MRTGRDSVGTVEDLHASATRITGLADFGADEYRDGLAVLLESYARDAALTPLGNKVMRAFLRGALVARLLSEAAWQQYPEYAQAPVERPIFVTGLPRTGTTALHRLLSADPAHQGLQVWLTEVPQPRPPRETWADNPVFQAIEENYRRHHVEHPEFMGLHYMSADEVEECWQLLRQSMRSISYECLAHLPTYSAWLDGQDWTPAYRRHRRNLQLIGLPDRHRRWVLKNPSHLFALDALLAVYPDALVIQTHRSPRAAIASVCSLNQQASAGWSTVFRGDVVGRDQLELWARGLERFTADRANHDQAQFLDVHYDDLVKDPIGTVRAIYAHFGLALTERAETAMTAMHADSTSGRRQPAHRYQLSDFGLTGEEVDERFADYLRAHGRDR
- a CDS encoding SDR family oxidoreductase, which encodes MIFDRLRVTDKVAVVTGAGRGIGAATAVALAEAGADVVISSRTEAELNDVAARIEKAGRKAHVVPADLSDPEAAAGLAGAAVDVLGRLDIVVNNVGGTYPRPLLETTVEFLEEAFRFNVSTAHALTVAATPAMLATGGGAIVNISSAMGRVAGRGFAAYGTAKAALAHYTRLTAADLAPRIRVNAIAVGSVATSALDIVVRNAELRAKMEAATPLHAIGDPDDIAATVVYLASSAGGFVTGKVIEVDGGLQAPNLELGLPDL
- a CDS encoding NAD(P)H-dependent amine dehydrogenase family protein; translated protein: MAYRVVQWSTGNVGRHAIAGVAARPDLELVGVWVSTPDKVGRDAGELAGLGRELGVVATNDADEILALRPDCVVYTAMADDRLVAALEDLRRILRAGINVVSSCPVFLQFPKGTVPDEVSEPVRLAAVEGGVSLWVNGIDPGFANDWLPLAVTGISERMDQVRCLEILDYSTYHNRKVLFDIMGFGGPLGETPLLLQPGVLSLAWGSVVRQLASGLDIELDGVEESYQRLAAPETFEIGAGEIAAGTAAALRFEVRGMRGGRPVCVLEHVTRLRPDLGPDWPQPAGQGCYRVEVTGEPNYTLDLTLLGSDGDHNTAGLKATAMRLVNAIPAVVAARPGLLTAFDLPLVTGRGLLRS
- a CDS encoding ABC transporter permease codes for the protein MKSQSMVMLRRNLKHVARNPTSVFNAVLMPVVVMLMFVYLLGGAFSVGVDYVDYATPGMLLLAVCYGLGAVATSVNSDMTKGVINRFKVMDVSRGAVLTGHVVASVLTNLVAIGAIIGVAFLLGFSPAASLLDWLGVVGMVVLLAVAAGWFTVALGLFAKSPETAGLAAVPLVMLPFFSSAIVPAAKMGPGVREFAQYQPFTPIIETLRGLLNGAPAAGDAIAAVAWCVGIALVGYLWARSTFTRRA
- a CDS encoding ATP-binding cassette domain-containing protein gives rise to the protein MTNLAIAASGLRKAYKDKTVLDGIDLNVGTGTVFSLLGPNGAGKTTTVNVLTTLIRADGGTVRVAGHDVATEAAAVRSAIGVTGQFAAVDELLTGEENLRLMVDLSPRAEDGIVGRLLERFDLVESARKPASTYSGGMRRKLDLAMTLVGDPRIIFLDEPTTGLDPRSRRTMWSIIRELVADGVTVFLTTQYLEEADQLADRIAVLDHGRLVAEGTPAELKRRIPGTHVRLRFTTAAELDAAARIITDATREDEALALRVPGDGGTRSLRALLDRLDEYSISAEELSVHTPDLDDVFLALTGHATEVAAK
- a CDS encoding helix-turn-helix domain-containing protein, yielding MVTRQSPPTERVVAVLDFLVARPGERFGLSELARGVGLAKPTCLGIVTALTRGGYLVHDPATKVYRLGPALIAAGRVAQHDFAAAALARRELADLSARYDTVCTASAVVGEQIMVLERTGPARAAAAVKVGQTYPFAPPVGLMYVLWGGDRALDEWLARPPTLPSRIDRAHLRRVVGECRERGYLVESLSPAGMRLHSLMAGVAAYDLPAQVRELVGEMVSSLGERVYLGADLATRRKHPVSLIAAPTFDADGGQELVLTLYVGDAITGAEIARRGNALVAAADAVTEQVSGRRPTGWR